In Pseudoduganella albidiflava, a single window of DNA contains:
- a CDS encoding ABC transporter substrate-binding protein — translation MTNQNNQNIHICASSDCDCGMSRRDFLRMSALATAGAAAPLLFAGDARAQAFKGDDQPVKIGYLPITDAAPLLVAHGRKLFDAQGLKTEAPRLFRSWAQIVEAFVSGQVNVIHLLSPATLWVRYGSKFPAKVVAWNHVNGSGLTVLNEINSVADLGGKTVAIPFWYSIHNILLQKLLAAHKLTVVTRGRGADLKKNEVSLVVMAPSEMVSALASKSIAGYIVAEPFNALAETAGVGKILRFSGDVWKNHACCVTFLAERDLAERPEWSQRVTNAIVNAQLWSRSNQVETAKLLSSSGPNRYTPHQLQPLTKVLAVTDYSDYQKRGVIAHPQWQQRRIDFQPYPFASYTEEMVRALVQTKVEGDNKFLAGLDPKFVARDLVDDRFVRKSIAAAGGPAAFGLPANLLRTETVAV, via the coding sequence ATGACGAATCAGAACAACCAGAACATCCACATCTGCGCTTCTTCCGACTGCGACTGCGGCATGTCGCGCCGTGATTTCCTGCGCATGTCCGCGCTGGCCACGGCCGGTGCCGCGGCACCGCTGCTGTTCGCCGGCGACGCCCGCGCGCAAGCCTTCAAGGGCGACGACCAGCCCGTCAAGATCGGCTACCTGCCGATCACCGACGCGGCACCGCTGCTGGTGGCGCATGGCCGCAAGCTGTTCGATGCGCAGGGCCTGAAGACCGAGGCGCCGCGGCTGTTCCGCAGCTGGGCGCAGATCGTCGAGGCCTTCGTGTCCGGCCAGGTGAACGTGATCCACCTGCTGTCGCCGGCCACGCTGTGGGTGCGCTACGGCTCGAAATTCCCGGCCAAGGTGGTGGCCTGGAACCACGTCAACGGCTCCGGGCTGACGGTGCTGAACGAGATCAACTCGGTGGCCGACCTGGGCGGCAAGACGGTGGCGATCCCGTTCTGGTATTCGATCCACAATATCCTGCTGCAAAAGCTGCTGGCGGCGCACAAGCTCACGGTGGTCACGCGCGGCCGCGGCGCGGACCTGAAGAAGAACGAAGTGAGCCTGGTGGTAATGGCGCCTTCGGAGATGGTGTCGGCGCTGGCGTCGAAATCGATCGCCGGGTACATCGTCGCGGAGCCGTTCAACGCGCTGGCGGAAACGGCCGGCGTCGGCAAGATCCTGCGCTTCTCGGGCGACGTGTGGAAGAACCACGCCTGCTGCGTGACCTTCCTGGCTGAGCGCGACCTGGCCGAGCGGCCGGAATGGTCGCAGCGCGTCACCAACGCGATCGTCAACGCGCAGCTGTGGTCGCGCTCGAACCAGGTGGAGACGGCCAAGCTGCTGTCCTCGTCCGGACCGAACCGCTACACGCCGCACCAGCTGCAGCCGCTGACGAAGGTGCTGGCCGTGACGGATTACTCGGACTATCAGAAGCGCGGCGTCATCGCGCATCCGCAGTGGCAGCAGCGCCGCATCGACTTCCAGCCGTATCCGTTCGCGTCGTACACCGAGGAGATGGTGCGCGCGCTGGTGCAGACCAAGGTCGAAGGCGACAACAAGTTCCTGGCCGGCCTCGATCCGAAATTCGTCGCGCGCGACCTGGTCGACGACCGCTTCGTGCGCAAGTCGATCGCCGCCGCCGGTGGCCCGGCCGCGTTCGGGCTGCCCGCGAACCTGCTGCGCACCGAGACGGTGGCCGTTTGA
- a CDS encoding ABC transporter ATP-binding protein, whose amino-acid sequence MTVADPITAAAEPRATPDPALDARGLRFGYQGRAVVDGVSLAIGKREIVCLLGGSGSGKSTLLRGLAGLAAPDGGAVHFLGQPLLAPHPRAALVFQQPSLLPWLDVSANVGFGLDFARQPAIDRQARARRIHDAIEAVGLASHAHAYPAQLSGGQAQRVALARALAREPELLFADEPFSALDAITRAEMQSLLVDLVHRWHTAALLVTHDIDEAILVADRILLLAGRPGRIAREWRVDIPRPREEHGDEIVRLRLDIVAELRAATART is encoded by the coding sequence ATGACGGTGGCCGATCCGATCACGGCGGCCGCGGAGCCGCGCGCCACGCCCGACCCCGCCCTCGACGCACGCGGCCTGCGCTTCGGCTACCAGGGCAGGGCGGTGGTCGACGGCGTGTCGCTGGCCATCGGCAAGCGCGAGATCGTCTGCCTGCTGGGCGGCAGCGGCAGCGGCAAGTCGACGCTGTTGCGCGGCCTGGCCGGGCTGGCGGCGCCGGACGGTGGCGCGGTGCATTTCCTCGGCCAGCCGCTGCTGGCGCCCCATCCGCGTGCGGCGCTGGTGTTCCAGCAACCGAGCCTGCTGCCCTGGCTCGACGTGAGCGCCAACGTGGGCTTCGGCCTCGACTTCGCGCGGCAGCCAGCCATCGACCGGCAGGCGCGGGCGCGGCGCATCCACGACGCCATCGAAGCCGTCGGCCTGGCATCGCACGCCCATGCGTATCCGGCCCAGCTGTCCGGCGGGCAGGCGCAGCGCGTGGCGCTGGCCCGGGCCCTGGCGCGCGAACCCGAACTGCTTTTCGCCGACGAGCCGTTCTCCGCGCTCGATGCGATCACCCGCGCGGAAATGCAGTCGCTGCTGGTGGACCTGGTGCACCGCTGGCACACCGCCGCGCTGCTGGTCACGCACGACATCGACGAAGCGATCCTGGTGGCCGACCGCATCCTGCTGCTGGCGGGCCGGCCGGGCCGCATCGCGCGCGAATGGCGCGTGGACATACCACGGCCGCGCGAAGAGCATGGCGACGAGATCGTGCGCCTGCGCCTGGACATCGTGGCCGAACTGCGCGCCGCGACCGCGCGCACCTGA
- a CDS encoding glycoside hydrolase family 95 protein: MKRQFDPNRIRRGLVMGIGALAAAPGVALAAPARAPASRAGDRANTLWYRHSAARWEEALPLGNGRLGAMVFGRVAQERLQLNEDTLWAGAPYTPDNPAALAALPKVRQLLAQGKYAEATEEVGAAMMGKPIRQMSYGTLGDVLLTMGDAQAPADYERSLDLASAVTTTRYRTPLGQHTRESFVSAPDQVIALRLQAPRGTLGFTLGWRGPRKVKSIASNYPGLATDLANAPPTDWLQVEEAGPLPPDAAIAADGPDAILITGRNEAMHGIPAGLRYALRIQVLGDGKLRYADGQLTLTGASAATVLVAAATSYVNYRDVSGDPVAIVRRQTAAAAGTPYATLKRRHVEEHGRLFGTMSIDLGTSPAAARPTDERIAAAGQQDDPALDALYLQYARYLLLASSRPGTQPANLQGIWNEGTNPPWGGKYTININTQMNYWPADPAGLGACVEPLLRMVEDLAQSGAKTAKTMYGARGWVTHHNTDLWRAAAPIDAARYGMWPCGGAWLCNSLWDHYDYSRDAQVLRRLYPLLRGASEFFLDTLVEDPQGRGLVTSPSMSPENSHPYGSSLAAGPAMDRQIVRDLFGHTLEAGRLLGQDAALLERIAEARGRLAPDRIGQQGQLQEWLEDWDARAPDRQHRHVSHLYALYPSAQINVRDTPDLARAVRQTLVDRGDLATGWGTAWRLCLWARMGDAEHAYSVLKGLTGPRRTYPNMFDAHPPFQIDGNFGGAAGIMEMLLQSWGGEVLLLPALPAAWPTGRVAGIRARGGLTVDMTWERGRLTALRIGGKPGDAVALRYQGKLAQVKLDAGGTFRSTGQALLSLA, from the coding sequence ATGAAACGACAATTCGACCCCAACCGCATTCGGCGCGGCCTCGTCATGGGTATCGGTGCGCTGGCGGCGGCGCCGGGCGTGGCGCTGGCAGCGCCGGCACGCGCCCCCGCTTCCCGCGCGGGCGACCGCGCGAACACGCTGTGGTACCGCCATAGCGCCGCGCGCTGGGAAGAGGCGCTGCCGCTGGGGAATGGCCGGCTGGGGGCGATGGTGTTCGGCCGCGTGGCGCAGGAGCGCCTGCAGCTGAACGAAGACACGTTGTGGGCCGGCGCGCCGTACACGCCGGACAACCCCGCCGCGCTGGCGGCGCTGCCGAAAGTGCGGCAATTGCTCGCGCAGGGGAAGTACGCGGAAGCGACGGAAGAAGTGGGCGCCGCCATGATGGGCAAGCCGATCCGCCAGATGTCGTACGGCACCCTGGGCGACGTGCTGCTGACGATGGGGGATGCCCAGGCGCCCGCCGACTACGAGCGCTCGCTCGACCTGGCCAGCGCCGTGACCACCACACGCTACCGCACCCCGCTCGGCCAGCACACGCGGGAAAGCTTCGTGTCGGCGCCGGACCAGGTGATTGCCCTGCGCCTGCAGGCACCGCGCGGCACACTGGGTTTCACGCTGGGCTGGCGCGGGCCGCGCAAGGTGAAATCCATTGCGTCGAACTACCCCGGGCTGGCCACCGACCTGGCGAACGCCCCGCCCACCGACTGGCTGCAGGTCGAGGAAGCGGGCCCGCTGCCGCCCGATGCCGCCATCGCCGCGGATGGTCCGGATGCGATCCTCATCACGGGCCGCAACGAGGCGATGCACGGCATTCCGGCCGGCCTGCGCTATGCGCTGCGCATCCAGGTGCTCGGCGACGGCAAGCTGCGCTACGCCGACGGGCAGTTGACGCTGACCGGTGCTTCGGCCGCGACGGTACTGGTGGCCGCCGCCACCAGTTATGTCAACTACCGGGACGTGAGCGGCGATCCGGTGGCCATCGTGCGCCGCCAGACGGCAGCCGCGGCGGGCACGCCCTACGCCACGCTGAAGCGCCGCCATGTCGAGGAGCACGGCCGGCTGTTCGGCACGATGTCGATCGACCTGGGCACCAGCCCGGCGGCCGCCCGCCCCACCGACGAGCGCATCGCCGCCGCCGGCCAGCAGGACGATCCCGCGCTCGACGCGCTGTACCTGCAATATGCGCGCTACCTGCTGCTCGCCTCGTCGCGGCCCGGCACGCAGCCGGCCAACCTGCAGGGCATCTGGAACGAGGGCACCAACCCGCCATGGGGCGGCAAGTACACCATCAACATCAACACGCAGATGAATTACTGGCCAGCCGATCCGGCCGGCCTGGGTGCCTGCGTGGAACCGTTGCTGCGCATGGTGGAAGACCTGGCGCAGAGCGGCGCGAAAACCGCGAAGACGATGTATGGCGCGCGCGGCTGGGTGACACACCACAACACCGACCTGTGGCGCGCCGCCGCGCCGATCGACGCGGCCAGGTACGGCATGTGGCCATGCGGCGGCGCCTGGCTGTGCAATTCACTGTGGGACCACTATGACTACAGCCGCGATGCCCAGGTCCTGCGGCGGCTGTATCCGCTGCTGCGCGGCGCCTCCGAGTTCTTCCTCGACACGCTGGTCGAGGACCCGCAGGGCCGCGGGCTGGTCACGTCGCCGTCGATGTCGCCCGAGAACAGCCACCCGTACGGATCGTCGCTTGCCGCCGGCCCGGCGATGGACCGCCAGATCGTGCGCGACCTGTTCGGCCACACGCTGGAAGCGGGCCGCCTGCTCGGGCAGGATGCCGCGCTGCTGGAACGCATCGCCGAAGCGCGCGGCCGGCTGGCGCCGGACCGCATCGGCCAGCAGGGCCAGTTGCAGGAATGGCTGGAAGACTGGGATGCGCGCGCGCCGGACCGCCAGCACCGCCACGTGTCGCACCTGTATGCCCTGTACCCGAGCGCGCAGATCAACGTGCGCGACACGCCCGACCTGGCGCGGGCGGTGCGCCAGACCCTGGTCGACCGGGGCGACCTGGCCACCGGCTGGGGCACCGCGTGGCGCCTGTGCCTGTGGGCGCGGATGGGCGACGCCGAACATGCGTATTCGGTGCTGAAGGGGTTGACCGGACCGCGGCGCACTTACCCGAACATGTTCGATGCCCATCCGCCGTTCCAGATCGACGGCAATTTCGGCGGCGCGGCGGGGATCATGGAAATGCTGCTGCAATCGTGGGGTGGCGAGGTGCTGCTGTTGCCGGCGCTGCCCGCCGCCTGGCCGACGGGCCGTGTCGCGGGCATCCGCGCCCGGGGCGGGCTGACGGTCGACATGACGTGGGAACGGGGCCGGCTGACGGCGCTGCGCATCGGCGGCAAGCCGGGCGATGCGGTGGCGCTGCGCTACCAGGGCAAGCTGGCGCAGGTAAAACTGGATGCCGGCGGCACCTTCCGGAGCACCGGCCAGGCGCTGCTGTCGCTTGCCTGA
- a CDS encoding acyl-CoA dehydrogenase family protein codes for MAVAPSTAARSIELPAALADWLATHADALDTSPALASEVVPRLAGAGLFGAGVPEALGGSGGDVRDAIEAIAAVAERSLTAAFVFWGHRTFIEYVLQSPNQALRERWLAPLLQGEIGGATGLSNAMKFLSGIESLQITATPLASEQGGWRLDGGLAWITNLRKEGFIAAAAVTSSEGAPPAVIAFRSDAGGTERSADLDLMALRGSNTAAVKLDGVHIGEADVITHDARAWLPAVRPAFLGMQCGMSIGLARASLGAAHRLCTVTRSGLLGRVESLQAELARAVGQMHEGVADGRFKSAAAPLFRLRISLADIVQQAVMLELQGSGGRAYLMNHDRNFARRWREAAFIPIVTPSLTQLQMELQKQAAAAGAA; via the coding sequence ATGGCCGTCGCGCCTTCCACGGCGGCACGTTCCATCGAGCTGCCGGCCGCGCTGGCGGACTGGCTGGCCACCCACGCCGATGCACTCGACACGTCGCCGGCACTGGCATCGGAAGTGGTGCCGCGGCTGGCCGGGGCGGGGCTGTTCGGCGCGGGCGTGCCGGAAGCGCTGGGCGGCAGCGGGGGCGACGTGCGCGATGCCATCGAAGCCATCGCCGCCGTGGCCGAACGGTCGCTGACGGCGGCCTTCGTGTTCTGGGGGCACCGCACCTTCATCGAATACGTGCTGCAAAGCCCGAACCAGGCCTTGCGCGAACGGTGGCTGGCGCCGCTGCTGCAAGGTGAGATCGGCGGCGCCACGGGGCTGTCGAACGCGATGAAGTTCCTGTCCGGGATCGAGTCGCTGCAGATCACGGCCACGCCGCTGGCGTCCGAGCAGGGCGGCTGGCGGCTGGACGGTGGCCTGGCATGGATCACCAACCTGCGCAAGGAAGGCTTCATCGCGGCGGCTGCGGTCACGTCGTCCGAGGGCGCGCCCCCCGCGGTGATCGCCTTCCGCAGCGATGCCGGAGGCACCGAGCGCAGCGCCGACCTGGACTTGATGGCGCTGCGCGGCAGCAATACCGCTGCCGTCAAGCTGGACGGCGTGCACATCGGCGAGGCCGACGTGATCACCCATGACGCGCGGGCCTGGCTGCCGGCCGTGCGCCCGGCGTTCCTGGGCATGCAGTGCGGCATGTCGATCGGCCTGGCGCGGGCCAGCCTGGGCGCGGCGCACCGGCTGTGCACCGTGACGCGCAGCGGCCTGCTGGGCCGGGTGGAATCGCTGCAGGCGGAACTGGCCCGTGCCGTCGGGCAGATGCACGAAGGCGTGGCGGATGGCCGCTTCAAGAGCGCCGCCGCTCCGCTGTTCCGGCTGCGCATTTCGCTGGCCGACATCGTGCAGCAGGCCGTGATGCTGGAGCTGCAGGGCAGCGGCGGCCGCGCCTACCTGATGAACCACGACCGCAACTTCGCGCGCCGCTGGCGCGAAGCGGCGTTCATTCCGATCGTGACGCCGAGCCTGACGCAGCTGCAGATGGAATTGCAGAAGCAGGCCGCTGCCGCGGGCGCGGCATGA
- a CDS encoding glycoside hydrolase family 2 TIM barrel-domain containing protein, whose protein sequence is MLKRTTLSAAIAVALAFSSAAAEKTRAEWEQPEVVAVNREPMKATFFNFESPEKALAGEKADSARFRSLDGTWWFAYSPNPAARPKNFYKPSFDIGKWATVQVPGMMQAQGYGKPIFTNIKYPFPANEPLIPHELNEVGSYRRDIDVPADWSGQDVFLHIGAAGAAYYVWVNGERVGYSEDSKLPSEFDVTRFVRPGRNTVAIEVYRWADASYLEDQDFWRVSGIERSVYLYAEPKTRLRDFKVTALLDKSNYRDGVFELAAEVAGQPGAVEVRAQVLDGTQPVLGLKGTPGADRKAVLSGAIPNVKPWSAETPNLYTLLVELYDGQGKLLSATSRRIGFRTVEIADGEVRVNGKRVMIRGVNRHEHDPVTYRVMSMESMRRDVELMKQANVNAVRTSHYPNDPRWYDLADEYGLYVMDEANIESHEYMEKGDQAGSPEAREKIQLGYKPHWRAAHLDRVSRMVERDKNHPSIIFWSLGNEAGTGPNFEAAAAWIRQADPNRLISYLGHGTLIERHAPNDYVDIYAPMYDDITKMIDYAQDPAFKQPMIQCEYAHAMGNSLGNLEDYWETIRAHRKLQGGFIWDWVDQSVYARDAQGRQYWASGFDLNPARGDNSVIGDGVVRGDRTPDPEYYELQKVYSPVVFEGNPEKGRVTVVNRYDMRDLDHLDFEWELLHDGIAVAQGRLDGVKAAAGARKDVRLALPARTHGEGEYVLTVQARQRAAEPGVAAGSVVGWSQFIVPPAGRAATARGAAVKPQRDGDAIVLASPAARLELDARTGTVSYSVDGQPLLTGGTPNFWRGLTDNDEGTGTMKSHQVWGDFTRERKVRDVSIDGNAVKVLYSFGAGAVHWENVYRMRADGSVDVQATFTPLRDDLPDPLRLGLRFDSAPRLDTVSWYGRGPHESYVDRKTGAALGAWTGKVADQYHGYMRPQESGNKTDVRRFELRGDGVPGVVVRGSKPLAFTALAFPYEDLYLRPRGTWKSSEIRPHGNGSVLVDLAQAGVGGDDGWSSNGRPLVKYRIPLAPASYGFTLSPKPPAPLPTQAQAPAQQ, encoded by the coding sequence ATGCTGAAACGTACGACCCTGTCCGCTGCCATTGCGGTAGCGCTAGCATTTTCGTCCGCCGCGGCGGAGAAAACCAGAGCCGAGTGGGAGCAGCCGGAAGTGGTGGCCGTGAACCGCGAGCCGATGAAGGCCACGTTCTTCAACTTCGAATCGCCGGAGAAGGCGCTGGCGGGAGAGAAGGCGGATTCGGCCCGTTTCCGCTCGCTGGACGGCACCTGGTGGTTCGCCTACTCGCCGAATCCGGCGGCGCGGCCGAAGAACTTCTACAAGCCTTCGTTCGACATCGGCAAGTGGGCCACCGTGCAGGTGCCCGGCATGATGCAGGCGCAGGGCTACGGCAAGCCGATCTTCACCAACATCAAGTACCCGTTCCCGGCCAACGAGCCGCTGATACCGCACGAGCTCAACGAAGTGGGATCGTACCGGCGCGATATCGACGTGCCGGCCGACTGGAGTGGCCAGGACGTGTTCCTGCACATCGGCGCGGCCGGCGCGGCCTACTATGTGTGGGTCAACGGCGAGCGGGTCGGCTATTCGGAGGATTCCAAGCTGCCGTCCGAATTCGACGTGACGCGCTTCGTGCGCCCGGGCCGCAACACGGTGGCGATCGAGGTCTATCGCTGGGCCGACGCGTCGTACCTGGAAGACCAGGATTTCTGGCGCGTATCCGGCATCGAGCGCAGCGTTTATCTTTACGCGGAACCGAAGACGCGCCTGCGCGACTTCAAGGTCACGGCCCTGCTGGACAAGTCCAACTACCGCGACGGCGTCTTCGAGCTGGCGGCCGAAGTGGCCGGCCAGCCGGGCGCGGTCGAGGTGCGCGCCCAGGTGCTCGACGGCACGCAGCCGGTACTGGGCCTGAAAGGCACGCCGGGCGCCGACCGCAAGGCGGTGCTGTCCGGCGCCATCCCCAACGTGAAGCCGTGGTCGGCCGAGACGCCGAACCTGTACACGCTGCTGGTCGAACTGTATGACGGGCAGGGCAAGCTGCTGTCGGCCACCTCGCGCCGCATCGGCTTCCGCACCGTGGAAATCGCCGATGGCGAAGTGCGCGTGAACGGCAAGCGCGTGATGATCCGCGGCGTCAACCGGCACGAGCACGATCCGGTCACCTACCGCGTGATGTCGATGGAATCGATGCGCCGCGACGTGGAGCTGATGAAGCAGGCCAACGTCAACGCCGTGCGCACTTCGCACTACCCGAACGATCCGCGCTGGTACGACCTGGCCGACGAGTACGGCCTGTACGTGATGGACGAGGCGAACATCGAATCGCACGAGTACATGGAGAAGGGCGACCAGGCCGGCAGCCCGGAAGCGCGGGAGAAGATCCAGCTGGGCTACAAGCCGCACTGGCGCGCCGCCCACCTCGACCGCGTCAGCCGCATGGTGGAGCGCGACAAGAACCACCCGTCGATCATCTTCTGGTCGCTGGGGAACGAGGCCGGCACGGGCCCGAACTTCGAGGCCGCCGCGGCATGGATCCGCCAGGCCGACCCGAACCGGCTGATCAGCTACCTGGGCCATGGCACCCTGATCGAGCGGCACGCGCCGAACGACTACGTGGACATCTACGCGCCGATGTACGACGACATCACCAAGATGATCGACTACGCGCAGGATCCCGCGTTCAAGCAGCCGATGATCCAGTGCGAATACGCGCACGCGATGGGCAATTCGCTCGGCAACCTGGAAGATTACTGGGAAACCATCCGCGCCCACCGCAAGCTGCAGGGCGGCTTCATCTGGGACTGGGTCGACCAGAGCGTGTACGCACGGGATGCGCAGGGCCGGCAATACTGGGCTTCCGGCTTCGACCTGAACCCGGCGCGCGGCGACAACAGCGTGATCGGCGACGGCGTGGTGCGCGGCGACCGCACGCCCGACCCGGAATACTACGAGCTGCAGAAGGTTTATTCGCCGGTGGTCTTCGAAGGCAATCCGGAAAAGGGCCGCGTCACGGTCGTCAACCGTTACGACATGCGCGACCTGGACCACCTGGACTTCGAGTGGGAACTGCTGCATGACGGCATCGCCGTGGCGCAGGGCCGGCTCGACGGCGTGAAGGCGGCCGCCGGCGCCAGGAAGGATGTCAGGCTGGCGCTGCCGGCACGCACGCACGGCGAAGGCGAATACGTGCTGACGGTCCAGGCCCGGCAGCGAGCCGCCGAGCCGGGCGTGGCGGCCGGCTCGGTGGTCGGCTGGTCGCAGTTTATCGTGCCGCCGGCGGGCAGGGCGGCCACCGCGCGGGGCGCCGCCGTCAAGCCGCAGCGCGACGGCGACGCGATCGTGCTGGCCTCCCCGGCCGCGCGGCTGGAGCTCGATGCGCGCACCGGCACCGTCAGCTACAGTGTCGATGGCCAGCCACTGCTGACCGGCGGCACGCCGAACTTCTGGCGCGGCCTGACGGACAACGACGAAGGCACCGGCACCATGAAGAGCCACCAGGTCTGGGGCGACTTCACGCGCGAGCGCAAGGTGCGCGACGTGTCGATCGACGGCAACGCGGTAAAGGTGCTGTACTCGTTCGGGGCGGGTGCCGTGCACTGGGAGAACGTGTACCGGATGCGGGCCGACGGCAGCGTCGACGTGCAGGCCACGTTCACGCCATTGCGCGACGACCTGCCCGATCCGCTGCGCCTGGGCCTGCGCTTCGACAGTGCGCCGCGGCTGGACACGGTGAGCTGGTACGGCCGCGGGCCACACGAATCGTATGTCGACCGCAAGACCGGCGCGGCGCTGGGGGCCTGGACCGGCAAGGTCGCCGACCAGTACCACGGCTACATGCGGCCGCAGGAGAGCGGCAACAAGACCGACGTGCGCCGCTTCGAACTGCGCGGCGACGGCGTGCCCGGCGTGGTCGTGCGGGGCAGCAAGCCGCTGGCGTTCACCGCGCTGGCCTTCCCGTACGAAGACCTGTACCTGCGCCCGCGCGGCACCTGGAAGAGTTCCGAGATCCGGCCCCATGGCAATGGCAGCGTGCTGGTCGACCTGGCCCAGGCCGGGGTGGGCGGCGACGACGGCTGGAGCAGCAACGGCCGGCCACTGGTCAAGTACCGCATCCCGCTGGCGCCGGCCAGCTACGGCTTCACGCTGTCGCCGAAGCCGCCGGCGCCGTTGCCAACGCAGGCGCAGGCTCCTGCGCAGCAGTAG
- a CDS encoding Gfo/Idh/MocA family protein gives MTVDLDRRGFVLAAGGAIAASAMGSSALAQTPARKLGYAIVGLGGYGLGQIIPQFKNCEHSRLVALVSGDPAKARRVAAQYGVPEKNIYSYENYDSIRDNPDIDIVYVCLPVSMHAEYTIRAAKAGKHVMCEKPMALSSKECEAMIAACRQAGKKLMIGYRCHFEPYNLEAIRRARAGEIGKLRYFRSEHGYTAGDPTAWRLKKAMSGGGSIMDIGIYALQAARYMTGEEPVAVYAKETTDRNDPRFREVEDMIEFQLEFPSGVIGSCMSMYSANRNQILLMGDKGRIELEPATNYTGQRMWVGKGRENEITPPPGPGKNQFAGQLDHLSQCIRENREPIVAGEEGLRDIRIIEAVYQSAREKRRIVLKA, from the coding sequence ATGACTGTGGATCTGGATCGACGTGGTTTCGTTCTTGCCGCTGGCGGCGCCATCGCGGCGTCGGCAATGGGGTCGTCCGCGCTGGCGCAAACGCCCGCGCGCAAGCTGGGGTATGCGATCGTGGGCCTGGGCGGTTACGGGCTGGGGCAGATCATCCCCCAATTCAAGAACTGCGAACACAGCCGGCTGGTGGCGCTGGTGTCCGGCGATCCGGCCAAGGCCAGGCGGGTGGCGGCGCAGTACGGGGTGCCGGAAAAGAATATCTACAGCTACGAGAACTACGACAGCATCCGCGACAATCCGGACATCGACATCGTCTACGTCTGCCTGCCCGTGTCGATGCATGCCGAGTACACGATCCGCGCGGCCAAGGCGGGCAAGCACGTGATGTGCGAGAAGCCGATGGCGCTGTCCTCGAAGGAATGCGAGGCGATGATCGCCGCCTGCCGGCAAGCCGGCAAGAAGCTGATGATCGGCTACCGCTGCCATTTCGAGCCGTACAACCTGGAGGCGATCCGCCGCGCGCGGGCCGGCGAGATCGGCAAGCTGCGCTACTTCCGCTCCGAACACGGCTACACGGCCGGCGATCCGACCGCATGGCGGCTGAAGAAGGCCATGTCCGGCGGCGGTTCGATCATGGACATCGGCATCTACGCGCTGCAGGCGGCGCGCTACATGACCGGCGAGGAGCCGGTGGCCGTGTACGCGAAAGAGACCACCGACCGCAACGATCCGCGCTTCCGCGAAGTGGAGGACATGATCGAGTTCCAGCTCGAATTCCCGTCCGGCGTGATCGGCTCGTGCATGTCGATGTACAGCGCCAACCGCAACCAGATCCTGCTGATGGGCGACAAGGGCCGCATCGAGCTGGAGCCGGCCACCAACTATACCGGCCAGCGGATGTGGGTCGGCAAGGGCCGGGAGAACGAGATCACGCCGCCGCCGGGACCGGGCAAGAACCAGTTCGCTGGCCAGCTCGATCACCTGTCGCAGTGCATCCGCGAGAACCGCGAGCCGATCGTGGCGGGCGAGGAGGGCTTGCGCGACATCCGCATCATCGAAGCCGTCTACCAGTCGGCACGGGAAAAGCGGCGCATCGTGCTGAAGGCCTGA
- a CDS encoding ABC transporter permease: MLARFLLPVAGIALAIVLWAFGVAALEARTPIAAAFAPLATAQAFIDMVKGPDIWIHVAVSLKRVGIGLLCATVVGVPLGILVALSRGFALASTPLFQLLRMVSPLSWMPLAVMALGVGDAPVYFLLAFAATWPLMLNTVAGVAQLDPNWMLLARSLSATRSEVVWRVVLPGITAHILTGVRLAIGIIWIVLVPAEMLGVSAGLGYFILDTRDRLAYSELMAAIILIGLLGYALDYAARAAHARWLHAKPEAQGGAE; encoded by the coding sequence ATGCTGGCCAGGTTCCTCCTGCCCGTGGCGGGCATTGCGCTGGCGATCGTGCTGTGGGCGTTCGGTGTCGCCGCCCTCGAGGCACGCACGCCGATCGCCGCCGCGTTCGCGCCGCTGGCCACTGCGCAGGCCTTCATCGACATGGTGAAGGGGCCGGATATCTGGATCCACGTGGCGGTGAGCCTGAAGCGGGTGGGCATCGGCCTGCTGTGCGCGACCGTGGTCGGCGTGCCGCTGGGGATCCTGGTGGCGCTGTCGCGGGGCTTCGCCCTGGCCAGCACGCCGCTGTTCCAGCTGCTGCGCATGGTGTCGCCGCTGTCGTGGATGCCGCTGGCGGTGATGGCGCTGGGCGTCGGCGACGCGCCGGTGTACTTCCTGCTGGCCTTCGCCGCCACCTGGCCGCTGATGCTGAACACGGTGGCCGGCGTGGCGCAGCTCGACCCGAACTGGATGCTGCTGGCGCGCAGCCTTTCCGCCACCCGCTCCGAAGTCGTGTGGCGCGTGGTCCTGCCGGGCATCACCGCCCATATCCTCACGGGCGTGCGCCTGGCGATCGGCATCATCTGGATCGTGCTGGTGCCGGCCGAGATGCTCGGCGTGTCGGCCGGCCTGGGGTACTTCATCCTCGATACGCGCGACCGGCTGGCCTATTCGGAGCTGATGGCGGCGATCATCCTGATCGGCCTGCTGGGCTACGCGCTGGACTACGCGGCGCGCGCCGCCCATGCGCGGTGGCTGCACGCCAAGCCGGAGGCGCAGGGCGGGGCGGAATAA